The window tcttgtccACCTTTTCAGTACATACTGACTTGGGATCTTCATGATATTATTTCACGTAAATATTTTCAGAATATGAGAACACAAAATTCCAGCAAATTCATATTTTCTACAACTACACTCAATTTTTTCAGACTTCTTATCAAGTGTAACTATATGATGGTTTCTCTTTTTGTGAGAagtaattttatattttgtaaatATATCAACCTCCTCACAAATTTTAAGACTAGAATCATGAGATAAGCACCACtcttgttgaaaacacttgtatACCTCAGGAGTATAAATTTCACTTTCATGCTTTAAAATCTCAATTGGAAACATTAAATATGAAACAGTTGTACTTGATCTGAAATCAGCTTTTAATTCCTCATATCGACGATCATCAAGGAGTCTTTTAAAGTGATTGAAGAAGTCTAAAAACTTGTGTTTATAAGTGAGATATTTTTTCACAATACTATTCATActctcacttctttgggttgtagtcatATCTGCACAAAACATTTGTCGTCCATATGCCAAAACCTGTTTTTCCTTTATGTTGTACATGCGCCTCAACCAATCATTGTCTTCAAGTGCATACTTGGCCAGCATCATGTTCCATGCTGAAATAAAATTttcctcttcatcaaaatcatatacACAAGAGGCAAAATCTTTAGCAAAGTCTCTAAACTGAGAAAAAACTCCACTCAAATGTATGGCGGCATTTTGATAAATGTGTCAAATGCACAAACGATGATATGTTTCAGGCCATCTAGAAGCTAATGCCTTGCCATTGCTGCATCTTGATCTGTAAGAATAGTAGTTGATTTTTTCTCACTCATAGCTTTAGTTAATGTATTAAACAACCACTCAAAAGTCAAACTagtttcatcatataataaagcaGCACCAAAAAGTATCGATTGTTTATGATGATTTACACCCACAAACAACGCAATTGGCCGACCTTCATTGTTTTTCTGTAGGCTATGTCAAAGCAAACAACATCTCCAAAAATAGCATAATCAGCTCTTATCTTAGCATCAGATCAAAAAATATTAgtaatcaaatcatcttcatcaacttgaatagcataaaaaaaaattaggatcatcaAACTGCATTTGCTGCACATACTCCAATACACCCCCTGTATCCCCAACTCTCATATTTATTGTTCTTTTGGATCGCAAGTAGTTTTTGTAATCCTCAGGAATAAATCCTAAATTCTCCCTCCCACCTACTTGTCtcaccataagatcatgagatTCTTATGGGGGGATTCCCACATCACTTGCAATCTTAATTTGTTTCGCTGCAGGAAAAGATATATCTCTATGACTTTTATAGAGGTGAGTTTTGTTTGGACTTGAgagataatgattatgctctttaaTAAATTGCACCACAGTAAACTTGCTTTTTTTCAATTACTAATCTTCATTTTAGCCTCACAATCAAACCTAGTTTCATCACAACTTACTTTGACATAAATATCTCGTTTGTCTTGTCCTCTTTTGCCTTGGGCACAACAATAAAAAACTCTATCAAATAATTTACCCGATTTATCATTGTGGGTTTTTCCTCTCCTTACGCCAAGTCCAACTTTTTTAGCATATGCCAAATAAATTTGATATGAATCATCTTCTGTATCAAATTCTAACCCCAATTGTGGTATATCCAAATCTGTTTAAGTGTTTAAgcctataaaatcaaataaacaaagAAAAATGTATAAAAAGTAAAATTCCATATATTGAAACTCCATAATTCCCAATATGAATCTTATTACCTTCATCAATAACATCAAAGTCTCCTTCCTGACTAGCTTCATTTTCTTCAAAGTTCAAATGATGACAACTCGTAGATTCACCCTCCATGGTTAGAGTCCAAGCTAAAACCTTATCTTAATGGTGAGCACAAActgcataaaaaaaaaatcatattgtgTCAGAAGCAAACATCAAATTCGGACTCAATTTTGTTAAAAATCATTTGCATATCAGTATTAGTTTGTTTTGATGAACCTTTTACAAGAAGTCCATACTCAATTAACATCTCCTGTATCTCATCAGGGTTTTGTAACCGTAAAAAATTCAACAAATTACTATTTGAACTTGGTTAAAATCCATTATTGTGTCAGAAGCAAACATATCTCTCAAAACAGTTAGAAAAATAAACTGATAAATAGGGCAATCTGATTAAGAGCTATATAGAGATAAAGTATTGACGTGTACGTTGGGGAAACTAGGAACACTTTGTAGGGATGCACTGGAGGTGGAGGTAGCGGGAGGGAGGTCGGCGAGGCACTGGATGTTGCGGAGGTTGCTAGGGGGGGCCGCTGGAGGTCGTCGCGGGGGCTGGAGGTCGCGAAGGTCGCTGGAGGTCGCCGCGATGCTAGAGGCCGCTGGAGGTCGTCGCGATGGAGGTCGGCGCTCGAGGTCGCGGGAGGGAGGCAACGGggctagggcttcggcgctggagggagggagggaggcgaCGGAGCTAGGGCTTCGACGTTGGAGGGAGGCGACGGGACTAGGGCTTCGACGCTGGAGGTCGAGAGCGGCGCTTTTCGCGTTGAGTGACGCTGGAGGGTGAGAGAGAGGTTAGGGCTTTTCCGAGTTGGTGCGTGCACGTGTTTTACACGTGAGGAAGATTTTATATCACCAGTGTGATCCAGGGACGGACCAGGGAAACGCGGTCTAGAAGATCTCTCCCCCTCTAGAGCAGCTCCAACTCTTTCTCCCTTATAGTACTTGACTTGTACTTGTTTGATTCCCTATTTCTCTATATTATGCAAATAGATTCATATATTTAAATCGATTAGCTTAACTAGATTATTGATAACTGATCTACCGAACCaaatatagaaaaatatttagatactaaaaaATACTATAGTTTAAAAAATACACGGAGAAAAATTCTACACAAAATAAACAGGCCGTTATTAGTTATTTGTTGCGGCCCtgaaaatttacaaaaaaaaaaaaaaccttataaGCTGCCGACATCTTGAGTGGACGCATATTATCTATATGGGCACACTTCTTCGTCTGCAAGGATTTTACAGTTTActgcatgttttttttttctcactaACACAATTGCTTGCCAAGGCACGTAAGACTTCATATCTTTATGTACAAGTAAACAATGAAAAATATttggatcaaaaataaaatttcaaatttataaaaatcaaaggagttttttttttaaatcatgagcatttttttatttattaaagagCGTCCAACAAtcgagtttaaatttaaatcctCAAATTGATCAGATCAACTTGTAATTGTTATAGtttatattataacaattatgaaattataattattatacacgaacttatttattcatttagtattcatgttataataaaatattCATATTGTAATAGATATAAAATTGTAGGTATTATAACTccgttaataataataaaactgtAGTTGCTATATTCAGATTTATCGTATTTATATACCTAATTGATTGGTATAGGATATTTGTATGATTTTATAGGGGCTAATGGAATGAGTGgtcatttaataaaaaaataaaaagaggctttgagataaaaaaataatattttttccaaCTCTAAAATATACTTTGTTAAAAATAATTTGCTAAATAGATACGAATTACTAATTAATTAAAGCGGATCGAGATTCAACAAGAATATTTTACCCGCCATTTCCTCACTCTCTTTATTTAACGTCGCCATCAGTTCACGCCCTCACCAATCGATCAATTAAATGTCGGCGACGACTTCTTGCCTTCCTCTTTTATCACCAATCGATCTCCGCCCCACTCAATCCACTCTCTCCGCCTCTCTTTTCCCGATCCAAATCCACAACCGAAGAAAGGCAGCAGCGATGGAAGGCCTCGTCAAAGGCTTGCTGAACGTGGCCCTGGACGCCATTGGCGGCGACGACGGCGAAGACTCGCGGCGTCAGGGCGAGGAGCGCTCCAGATCCACTTGGGCCCAGGTCTTCCCGATCCTCGCTCCGGATCTTGCCTTTTGCGTCCTGGTTATTGAGATTAATGTGGGATCTTGGTCAGGTGGTCTCCTCCGGGGATGCAGAGGGTGAGGGCGACTCCGGCTGCCGCCGAAACCAATCGGGCGCCAGAAAGGTGTGGGGTTTCTTACTTTGTTTCGTTGATTGTCCTTTTAGTGGATAAAGTTGGGATTTTGATGAGTGATTTTGTTGGATGGTGATTGACGAAAGTGATTTTGTTCTTGTGGATTGGAGGCGAGCGGCGAAGGAAATGATGGAGACTGGGAGACCGTAAGCGGTAGGAGGAAGCATCCGCAGGAGGATTCACGGAAGAGACCTCAAAAGGTATCGACTATTTTTTGATTAAAGTGGTTGTTGGATCCAAGTTTTGTGCTTGCTTTTCTTTGTTCCTTCTTTTTTCTAGCTCATTAGGTGCTCTGGAATAATTAGTATAGGGTTTGCAAAGAGATTAGGAACAAAATTGTTAAATACAAGAGAGATTTTGATAATAATACAACTTCGAAAAGGTATTTTGATACTAATGAAACTTTCAAAGGGGCTATAATTTGACAACAATGGAACTCAAGGGATATTGCAGCAGGAGTTGAATTCTGCTAAGAAAATTGAAATTCTCACTTTGAGTTTAGTGGATTAAGGCTTCAATATATGCTTTGATAGTCAAGTCGAATTAAGTTTGAATTGTGGATTGAAGATCCATCACTCATATGCTTTCAAAAAACAAGCACAAATAGACTAATTATTACACAAAGGTTGATTATTTCAGAGAACCAGATTCATAAGCTGCTTAAACATTGTTTCCCATGATCATTAGctttttgcaaaatttaattaaacctaaaaaCTTAGAGGTAAAGCATTAGCCATTATGGGTCTTTAGCAATTGCACAAGAACCATTAAAGATCCCCATCCTTTGGAAATTCCTAGTCAGGACCTTTATTAAGGTcccttgaaaaagaaaatattcTAATTTCATTCCTAAAACTTTAACAATGTTTTTTTACCAAACACAGTTTTGTAAGAGCTAAGTTTTTGATGAGTTATAGGTCTGAGGGCAAATCAAAAACGTTTTATGTTTGTAGGATCTTAAATGGGGTTTTATAAAACAGGGGGGCCTTGTGTTAACAAAAGAAATAATGAAACAGGTGGCCGAGAGCCCTGATATGGCTTTTAAAGGACTTTGGTCCTTAGCAATATGCTAATCTGTAAGTTTTTTCCAGGTCACAATATCCTTTTGGTAGTTGACTGGCCATATCTCAAACAGTGAGAATTCTTATCAAACATTTGTCTTTCAATTTGCTTTGTGCGACAACACATATTTGAACAATCTGTTCACCATTCCAATGCAGAGCAAACAATTAcgcttaatttcttatttttctctaaaaTTTGATACAAGCTGTCAAAAAATTTCTCAATTTTGTCCTCCGACACAATTAGTTTCCTATTGCATTCATCAGAGTTGGCAGGTACCAGCAGAAACCTGGAGTACATACAAAAAACATCCTGATGAGCAAGAGTATATGGCTCATACCCAGCATGCTGCAAATGTGGAACCAACAAGAGAGGAGCTTCATGACCTCTCAAAAGCATGCAGTAGATTGTGGGAACTTGATTTAAATCGATTGGTTCCTGGCAAAGACTACGAGATCGAGTGTGGCAGAGGGAAAAAAGTCTATCAAGAAGAAGACATGGCACAAGGCAGCCTCTTCACTTGGTTGAGTGATTCGGTCCTAAGACAACCCACTTATTCTAGGTTTTGTTCTCTTCTTGATAACTACAATCCAGATGAACGGTGCAGAGAAGTGGTCACCTCAGAAGAGAAGCATGAGCAAGTTGCATTTATTGAGGAAATTAGCAGGACTGCACCAATCAAGTATCTTTATCACTATCTAGTTTCCAAGGAAATTATAACTGAAAATTTTGAGCAGTTCAAGAGAATGATGACCAGCTTATGGTTCGATTTGTATGGTCGAGGTGGAGTTTCCGGTTCTTCATCAGCCTTCGAACATGTATTTGTTGGAGAGATCAAAAGGAAGGAAGAGAAAGAGGTCTCTGGGTTTCACAACTGGACTCAGGCAGGTTTTTTTCTCTGTCTCAACTTTAGCAAATGTCCTGTTAATAACTTGATTCAGCGAGTTTAATCTCTTTCAACTAACAAATGTTCTCCACCTCGTGTTGTTTTTGTTGAAGCTGGGATGCTCCATTTCCATGAGTCCCATATGCACAAGTGCAGTGATACAAtatataaacataaaattaatttttttctaacAGTTTGATCTTTTAGGATAAGTAAACCAGGCCATCAATTTTATATGATACAAAGAAATCCTATCTCAAAAAAGATTCAAACCTTTGGACCATAGTAGGCATGAGGAGACATGTTGAAGTTGGGATGCTCGACGTCCATTGGTCTTGTATGGACAAGTGTAATGGtacaatatatacataaaaagttgatttttttataatatttgagGTTTTGAGATAAGTGGTTAGCCAATcaattttagttttgtatttCTTAGTGTGATTATTAGGTTATTTTGTCTCCTCAGTTTCCTCCTCAGGTCTTTTCTAAATACTTAGATGGAATCATAATTCATATGCATCAACAAACATCTGTATGTTACTAGGTAGATATGAGTGATGAGATCTTCAAGTTTCTTGTGTTGTGATTTCAAATAGAAGATCTCAATGTATTTATTCTGAAAAGTTCATTGACTAATGACAATGATAATGCACCAACACAAACTCATACAGCCAAGTTGTTCTTACAATTCAAACCCGATGTACAAGAACATAAACATCATTTGCAGTGTGCAATTTTTTGCAACTTGATCTTCTGAAATCATTTTGTTGTGCAGTTTTATTTGGAAGAGGCTAAAGGAACAGTCAATTACCATGGTTATATTCTACCAAGAAGACGCGGTGAATGTGTGAGTGCACTAGTACTTGTTCTTTTGTAAATTCTTCATAAAGCAAATGCCATCTTAAATTCGTGAGTCAAAACCGCAAAGTTCATAAGCTGCATACCAAGAATAGAACCACATATAAGATTTTGATGCATTTATGGCAAAGCAAAGAATTGATTTCTGAGAATTGGTTCAAATTGATTCCTTGGAGATCATCACTTATTAAATCATATGATCTGCAGCCAGATTCCGAGACCCAAGTGCTATCAATTCAGTTCGAGTGGAACGGCATTCTGAAATCTGTCTCCACTGTTCTTGTTGGAGTGAGCCCAGAATTTGAGATTGCTCTTTATACTCTCTGCTTCTTTGCTGGTGAAGAAGACAACCATGTTCAGCTAGGCCCTTATTTTGTCAATATAAAGTGCTACCGACTGGGAAGGGACAAGATTGGATCTGCATTTCCCATTGCTGAAAATTAATTATGGGATTTTCTATGGTGTCAAATGATTACATTAGAGCTTATTATTGAGTTTTAATATTCTAATTATGTGAAAAGAACAAAGTTTTATTAATTATTTCATGGTTCTTGCAATAAATTGTATATTGTTCCTGGACTCCTATGAATTTGAGAACAATTTAATTTGAAGCGTGTTTCTTTCATTTTTGGTTATTCATATAAAAAATGAGCTAGAATCATCATCATAATTATTATCACCAATTGAGTTTGTAGTAATTATTTAAGATTGAGTTTTTTTATCTTCTTCTACTTTATATTTtccatttagatttattttttaaaatataaaatttactaCGTGTACATGTTTCATGTTATAACATTTTAGTATCGTTTTAGACTCATTAATTCAATGtctctatttttttatattatcttTTCCAAGACTGAGCACTGTTAAAATTTTAATCGACTATTATTTAATAGTCGAGTCGTGACTATTATGCGGTCTAAAGTtttaaatcaaaactaaattgaataaatcaaaataattaagatttttttttaaaaaagaattgaCCTATTTGACTATTTCGATGGATTATTTAGATTTAATCAAGATTTTACACCTCTAATCTTTCCCATACATATTTTAGCATAGCAtcgttttataaaaaaatttctttttacgCCGGGAAGAATATATATAATGCTGCCAAGGTCAATTTCTTTTCTAGAAAGATAATAATTAACTGATAAAAATATTGGAAAATTTACCCATCAGTCACGTGCCTTGCACGTCCGGGGCTCGGCGTTGAATTGACTCTGCGGCTCCGAATGCGAAAAAGTAAACAAAAATATTCAAGAGAGACAACCAAAGCCTCCTGTTCGAGTTCGACGGCCTGATTTCCCTTCCTCTTCCATTCTCGATTCGCTGTTATGTCTCAGATCTGAGATTTCTCCTCACCGAGATCGGGGGCGAGACCTAAATCTTTGCCGGACTGAGCTCTTCcccaccttctccttccttggTTCGCCGGCAGGCTGCTCTAGTGGACCTAGGACGGCTCCGGTCCTTTTGGGCCTGGAATCTCTGCCGCCGACAATATGCCTGTCGCGGCATCTGCTATTTACTTCTTGAATCTGCGCGGAGATGTCCTCATTAATCGTCTCTACCGCGATGATGTTGGGTGCGTAAGCGTCTTTCTTCGTTAGGTGTCGATCTCGAGTTGCTTTCTTCATTTTTTAGCTCTTTGTGGCAGTGTTATTTGCGGGATAGAATCTGAATATGTCTTCTTGGCCATCTCATAAATAAGTTACAAATTTGGGATATGGACTTTACGAGTCATACCCTTTTTCAATAATAGGCTTCTCTAAGCACAGATTCTCATCTTTAAGTCCTGATACCTTATATAATTATCAAAATTTGTGCTTAGATCATCCTTTTGTTTTTTGATTTTCCATTTCTGGTTATCTGCTCTGTGCTTtcttacttgcttttactttAAAATGCGGCCTTTTGATGTGTGGAACTCTTCTCAGTGGAAATATGGTGGATGCTTTTCGGATCCATATCATGCAAACAAAAGAACTTGGCACATGTCCTGTTCGGCAAATTGGAGGATGTTCCTTTCTCTACATGAGAATTAGCAATGTGTACATTGTGATTGTCGTTAGCAGCAATGCCAATGTTGCATGTGCTTTCAAGTTCGTCGCTGAGGTATGTTCCTTACCTCCTTAGTATTGCTATTATTCTTCTACTAGTCCTGTCAGCATCTTTATGTCTTTACTCATTGGCTAGTTAATGAGTTGGAATTTATTATGAAGAGTGACAATAACATGAAAAGAGACAGCTATTAACAGTTTAACACACTTCTGAGAACTTTTATTAACTTTGTCATTCTTTCTGCCTATATCTGAGAGATCTATATGTTTCATATGTCCACAAGCTGAAAATTATAACTCACTGTAACAATTAGATTTAATATATGCAATTTTCTGTTATTTGACTTTAAGATTGGATGATTATCATTTTTAGGAATTACTGAAATTTTGTACATCATTATTTGGTGAATCCAATCCATCAAAATGTTTAATAATACCAAAAGCTACTTCTGAACCTCTCTTGATCATTAACTCTGATTCCTTAAATAAACAAACAGAAACTAGAAGGTGAACTTTAGCCTGTGACCTCAAGTAATTATCCTGGCAGTCCTATGTAAGTATCCTTGTAAAACTATTGCCATTTAAGAAATTCTAAGTCATGCATCTCACAACCTTGGAATGTTATCCCTTCATTACTGGTTAGGTTTCAATGGTTATTATTTGAATCAAGTGTCTCGAGTGGAAACATCGTTTTGGCCATGGACTGTTGTCCAACATGGAACAATTATTGATAACAAATGCATTGACAAGGATAACATGATTTTTGCCTTTCTTATTGTAACATGGAATCTTAACCCCGAAGGCAACTATGCGAATTTTTCTAACACATAAAATTAGATAAGCCTCTCCAACAACAAGCTAGAATGTTACTAGCTAATTTTCCTAAATACCTCTTTAAACAAGATCAATAAAAATAGTTTGAAACATAATAATTGGGACAATTTAACAAAGATCTCTTTGTGATGATAAATATGACATAAATCTTGAGATGCCACAAAGAAGGAAATTGCAGAGCAGCATAGTATGAGTTTGAGAAATCTAGGAGAAAGCGGAGTTTGTAAAAGCACTAGATGGAACTTGACTCTAAGTGGTTGTACGACCAAGGCACAACTAGAGGTGGCAATACCTAGATTTATGCTTAAGCTTGACTTGGCTTGGATCTAGTTGGGCCATGTACATCTGGCACAAAGACTGTCCGGGATAGCTCCACACCAAACTTGCTATAAACCTAGGCCTGATTTGTCCTAATTTAATCAAGTCATGTTGGCTCAACATGAGCACTACCTAGGATGGTTTTGCGCCAACTGTAACAATGCTCAAGACAACTTGACAGGCTAAAAATTTAAGAATAGAAGATTGTAAATAattatacttttttaaaaaaaaataaattaatctaaAATGTTAGAATAAGATatcttcaatttttttaaaaaaaattaagggttAAAATTTTGTATGGGAAATAATAAAAAGAGTATATAGGTTGTGATTGGCCTACAAATGGATCAGGTAAAGCCCAATAGGGCTCAACTTCATGTTGGGCCAAGCATGACATGTCAAGTAATGCCATTGTCCAATAGACTATCTTCCTACTGATAGCTAGTGTTAGGCCTAacaaaaaaaagggcagcccggtgcacgaagctcccgctatgcgtggtcccggggaaggattcattgtacgcagccttaccctacttttttgcaagaggttgtttttaggattcaaaccccgtgaccttttggtcacaaacaacaactttaccgttgcgccaatgCTCCCCTTTTGATAAATAGTTATTAGGAAAAAAATTAATCTGTGcaataaattaaatcttttcttggCATGTTTTCTAACATTTGTGTTTCTGTGCCAATAAACAGGCTGTTGTGCTATTTAAATCATATTTTGGGGGTGCATTTGATGAAGATGCCATCCGGAATAACTTTGTTCTGATTTATGAACTTCTTGATGGTATGCACCACTTATCTGCTGTGGCATAAATCTTGTGTAGACAGATATCTTTACTTTCTGTGAATTATTTCATTGTCACTTAattcttttttgtagttgtttTAAGCATAACTTATTTGGAGAAAAATGTTTTTCATCTTCTTTAATAATACTACCATTCCCATGTTTTATTAGATGATATTTACTTTTCTTATGGCATCAACATGGCTTATTTTGTGTACAAAAGGAATCCATGTGTGGATTCATTAAATTTGAATGTGACACTACTTAATTTCTGAGCTTAAATTTTTGTTGTCTGTTGGATAAGTTTGTTTCCTACTAAATCTggacaataaaattaatttttcatcttTGTACTGCCACAAGGATTTCAGTAAGAAATATATCCTCTTTGGGTAAGGCTGTTATTATTGTTTAGTGGTCTTCATTTCTGTATACTTTCTGGACTAAATTAAGTCTATTGATGATGGTTACTAACAAGATGGCATGTGAATGTTGTTCACCTTTTCTTAAAGTGTTGATTATGGTCTTTACAACTCCTGTGGATACTATGATCTTTGTTTATCATAGAGTGCTTGGCTAAATTATACTGCTATCATATTTTATCATAGCCACGATCTCATATATCTCTCCAGGTTAGCTACTACATCATAAGATTCCCTTCCATATGCTGATGGCAAATAAATCCATTTTATTATAATCACAAAATATTCAAGTGTATTGGAGCTTGGGAATTTGCAGGAAAGATTACAAACATGTTAGGGACATGCTATCAGGTTTCAGAGTGAGAAAAAAACTAATTATTCCATTcatgaaaatttcagaaaaaaaagTGGGGAAAGGCATCGAGTTTGTTTCAATTAGCAGGTTGGCGTCCTTCTACCCATAGACTTCTAGTATATTAATTTTGAGTAAAATCTACTAATAATTGATAACTAAAATCAATACTTTGTCCTTTTTCCTCATGTTATAAACTAGCTAGTTGTTATTTGTATCAAGGTTGTCAACAATTCTGTGGTTAGTTATTTTCAAACCCAACTCATATAATAATCGTTGGCTTTGTCTTGTTACTTTTATCTTAATTGATGTCTGATAGGAGTTCATGATTTACTTTTAAGGAAAAGACAGGATTTTCTTTTTTAAACAGGCTTCTTATCCATTCAAACCGACAGCATATACAAATTTTTGAATGAATTATGACATGATATATCTGggctaaaattaaaaaattcatcaATCTCAATCCAGATTATATTGAGCTGGATCGAGATTGAAAAAGACTGACCTGACTTTATTTGAAAAGTCAGACTGCCCTACATTGATTGTCAGTAAATCATTGAGggccaaaaacattttaaattggAAGAAGGTGGTGAAAATCAGATGGCAATCATGATTCAAGGAGAAAGCATCATACATCTGCTAGGCGTGACAGCAACAAGAACATAAGATGTGTTAAGTAGAGGTGGATTCACGCTTTAGATGTGCACATTGATCAAGT is drawn from Zingiber officinale cultivar Zhangliang chromosome 1B, Zo_v1.1, whole genome shotgun sequence and contains these coding sequences:
- the LOC122040481 gene encoding uclacyanin-3-like yields the protein MATLNKESEEMAASLNAKSAALDLQRRSPSPVASLQRRSPSSVASLPPSSAEALAPLPPSRDLERRPPSRRPPAASSIAATSSDLRDLQPPRRPPAAPPSNLRNIQCLADLPPATSTSSASLQSVPSFPNVHVNTLSLYSS
- the LOC121970361 gene encoding poly(U)-specific endoribonuclease-like isoform X1, with amino-acid sequence MSATTSCLPLLSPIDLRPTQSTLSASLFPIQIHNRRKAAAMEGLVKGLLNVALDAIGGDDGEDSRRQGEERSRSTWAQVVSSGDAEGEGDSGCRRNQSGARKASGEGNDGDWETVSGRRKHPQEDSRKRPQKSWQVPAETWSTYKKHPDEQEYMAHTQHAANVEPTREELHDLSKACSRLWELDLNRLVPGKDYEIECGRGKKVYQEEDMAQGSLFTWLSDSVLRQPTYSRFCSLLDNYNPDERCREVVTSEEKHEQVAFIEEISRTAPIKYLYHYLVSKEIITENFEQFKRMMTSLWFDLYGRGGVSGSSSAFEHVFVGEIKRKEEKEVSGFHNWTQFYLEEAKGTVNYHGYILPRRRGECPDSETQVLSIQFEWNGILKSVSTVLVGVSPEFEIALYTLCFFAGEEDNHVQLGPYFVNIKCYRLGRDKIGSAFPIAEN
- the LOC121970361 gene encoding poly(U)-specific endoribonuclease-like isoform X2 — translated: MSATTSCLPLLSPIDLRPTQSTLSASLFPIQIHNRRKAAAMEGLVKGLLNVALDAIGGDDGEDSRRQGEERSRSTWAQVVSSGDAEGEGDSGCRRNQSGARKASGEGNDGDWETVSGRRKHPQEDSRKRPQKVPAETWSTYKKHPDEQEYMAHTQHAANVEPTREELHDLSKACSRLWELDLNRLVPGKDYEIECGRGKKVYQEEDMAQGSLFTWLSDSVLRQPTYSRFCSLLDNYNPDERCREVVTSEEKHEQVAFIEEISRTAPIKYLYHYLVSKEIITENFEQFKRMMTSLWFDLYGRGGVSGSSSAFEHVFVGEIKRKEEKEVSGFHNWTQFYLEEAKGTVNYHGYILPRRRGECPDSETQVLSIQFEWNGILKSVSTVLVGVSPEFEIALYTLCFFAGEEDNHVQLGPYFVNIKCYRLGRDKIGSAFPIAEN
- the LOC121970372 gene encoding AP-2 complex subunit mu-like; translation: MPVAASAIYFLNLRGDVLINRLYRDDVGGNMVDAFRIHIMQTKELGTCPVRQIGGCSFLYMRISNVYIVIVVSSNANVACAFKFVAEAVVLFKSYFGGAFDEDAIRNNFVLIYELLDGMHHLSAVA